The Candidatus Endomicrobium procryptotermitis genomic interval ACACCTTTGTTATCGCCGCCGTCAATGTCGTTTTCCCGTGATCTACATGCCCTATCGTCCCTATGTTTACATGCGGCTTGCTTCTGTCAAACTTTTCTTTTGCCATTTTCTGATCCTCCGGTTTAATTATGCTTTTGCCGTTTTTTCCAATATTTTGTCAGCAATCTGTTTGGGAACTTCTTCGTAGTGCGAAGGTTCCATGCTGTAATTTCCCCTGCCCTGTGTTAGAGAGCGCAAGGATGTTGAGTACCCAAACATTTCTGCAAGAGGAATATTGGCTTTTATATGTTGGACTTTATTTTTCGATTCCATATTCGAAATTTTTCCGCGTCTTGAATTTATATCTCCGATGACATCTCCCATATATTCTTCTGGAACGACAACTTCTGCTTTCATTATAGGCTCAAGTATTACCGGATTTGCTTTTTTACAGGCGTCTTTAAAAGCTATGGAACCAGCGATTTTAAACGCCATTTCCGAAGAGTCAACTTCGTGAAAAGAACCATCTATAAGATTTACTTTAAAATCAACAACGGGATAGCCCGCAAGAACGCCAGAAGTCATAGCTTCTCTGATACCTTTATCAACTGCAGGAATATATTCTCTGGGAATTACTCCGCCGACAATTTTGTTTACAAATTCATAACCTTTACCGGGATCCTGCGGCTCAACCGTAACAATAACATGTCCATATTGTCCACGTCCGCCGGTCTGTCTTATATATTTTGCCTCGGCTTCCTGCATTTTTTTGATAGTTTCACGGTAGGCCACCTGAGGTCTGCCGACGTTGGCTTGAACGTTAAATTCTCTTTTCATCCTATCAACAAGAATTTCAAGGTGAAGCTCACCCATGCCAGCAATAATCGTCTGATTGGTTTCCTCATTTGTTCTCACTCTGAAAGTCGGATCTTCTTCCGCAAGCCTATTGAGAGCATTGGCAAGTTTTTCTTCGTCAGCTTTTGATTTAGGTTCAATAGCGACATCTATAACCGGTTCTGGAAAATCCATAGATTCAAGCAAAATAGGTTTGTCTTCCGCACAAAGCGTATCGCCGGTTGTGGTATTTTTCAAACCTACTGCGGCGGCTATATCTCCGGCGTTTACCGATTTAATTTCTTCTCTGTTATTTGAATGCATACGGACTATGCGCGAAATCCTTTCTTTGGTGTTTTTGCCAGGGTTAAATACGTAGGAACCGCTTTCTAATGTACCTGAATATACTCTAAAATAGGTAAGTTTCCCTATGAAAGGATCCGCCTGAATTTTAAAAGCTAATGCGCTGAAAGGAGCTTTTTCGTCAACATCTCTGGTATCGGCTTCACCTGTTTCGGGGTTTATTCCTTTAAAAGCTGCTCTGTCAAGAGGGGATGGAAGATAATCACAAACCGCATCCAACATAGGCTGCACGCCTTTATTTTTAAAAGCCGTCCCGCAAAGACATGGGATTAATTTTATTTGGAGCGTCGCGTTTCTTATTGCTCTTTTAATTTGGGCTGCAGTCGGCTCTTTGCCTTCCATAAAAGCAAGCATAACTTCATCGTCGTAATCGGCTATCAATTCTATCATTTCGCCGCGCATATGATGCGCTTTTTCTTCAAGTTCTTTAGGTATATCGACAATGTCAAACGTTGCGCCCAATTCTTCGCCGCTCCAAATATAAGCTTTCATTTCGACCAAATCAATTATCCCCTGAAAAGAAGCCTCCGCGCCGATAGGAATTTGTATGGGAAGAGGAACCGCTCCGAGCTTTTCTCTGATATCGTTGACGACCATAAAAAAATCTGCGCCTATTTTGTCCATCTTATTTGAAAAAACTATTCTTGGAACTCCATATTTATCGGCTTGTCTCCAAACGGTTTCAGACTGAGGCTCAACGCCGTTTCCTGAGTCAAATACGACGACTGCTCCGTCAAGAACTCTTAAAGAGCGCTCGACTTCAACAGTAAAATCAACGTGTCCGGGGGTATCTATTATGTTAAACTGCATATCCTGCCATTTGCAATATGTTGCGGCTGAAGTAATAGTTATCCCTCTTTCTCTTTCCTGCTCCATCCAGTCCATAGTAGCGGCGCCTTCATGTACTTCTCCGATCTTATGAGTTCTGCCGGTATAGTAAAGAATTCTTTCCGTTGTTGTTGTTTTTCCTGCATCAATATGCGCTGCAATTCCAAAATTTCTAACCTTGTTTAATGAAAATTCTCTAGCCATTTTCTTCCCTTTTTTTCAATTTATAATTACACTTAATAGTGCCACAAACCATTTAGACGCTTCTATATTATTTAAGTTTTGCCATTTCACAACTTACCATCGGCGTATTACTTTTTTAATCAAACTCTCCTGCATTTTGTCTAGTAATTTGCCCATAAGCATTCACGGCACCATCCGTCAATTTAACAAAATATCTTTTTGTTCTACGAATCCACCAAACCCAATATGAATGATGATATTTGAGAATTTCCACATTCTCTCTTGCGGAAACCGTATCTGGTTTGCCTAAAATACGAAAGACCTGTGATTTCGTCATCCCCACATTTAAATTATTCATCTTAGTAGGAATACTTGCGCAAGAAACTATAAACAAAAAAGATAACAGAAAAAACGCGATTTTTTTCATATTTGTATCTTTTCAGCACAAAACCCTTATAAATATTAATTTCTATCCGACGTCTTCTAAACCCAAACAATCACTATTGCCGCAGCAACAAAAACTACCATCTGTAATGCGCAAAAGCTTTATTTGCCTCGGCCATTTTATGAGTGTCTTCTCTTTTTTTTATTGCTGCGCCTTCTTTTTTGCTGCCGTCAATTATTTCTTGAGCTAGCTTTTCGCACATAGGTTTGCCCGTTTTGCTTCTTGAAATTTCTATAAGCCAATTAATAGCAAGTGTGGTTGAGCGTACCATCGG includes:
- the fusA gene encoding elongation factor G, with amino-acid sequence MAREFSLNKVRNFGIAAHIDAGKTTTTERILYYTGRTHKIGEVHEGAATMDWMEQERERGITITSAATYCKWQDMQFNIIDTPGHVDFTVEVERSLRVLDGAVVVFDSGNGVEPQSETVWRQADKYGVPRIVFSNKMDKIGADFFMVVNDIREKLGAVPLPIQIPIGAEASFQGIIDLVEMKAYIWSGEELGATFDIVDIPKELEEKAHHMRGEMIELIADYDDEVMLAFMEGKEPTAAQIKRAIRNATLQIKLIPCLCGTAFKNKGVQPMLDAVCDYLPSPLDRAAFKGINPETGEADTRDVDEKAPFSALAFKIQADPFIGKLTYFRVYSGTLESGSYVFNPGKNTKERISRIVRMHSNNREEIKSVNAGDIAAAVGLKNTTTGDTLCAEDKPILLESMDFPEPVIDVAIEPKSKADEEKLANALNRLAEEDPTFRVRTNEETNQTIIAGMGELHLEILVDRMKREFNVQANVGRPQVAYRETIKKMQEAEAKYIRQTGGRGQYGHVIVTVEPQDPGKGYEFVNKIVGGVIPREYIPAVDKGIREAMTSGVLAGYPVVDFKVNLIDGSFHEVDSSEMAFKIAGSIAFKDACKKANPVILEPIMKAEVVVPEEYMGDVIGDINSRRGKISNMESKNKVQHIKANIPLAEMFGYSTSLRSLTQGRGNYSMEPSHYEEVPKQIADKILEKTAKA
- a CDS encoding outer membrane protein assembly factor BamE; this translates as MKKIAFFLLSFLFIVSCASIPTKMNNLNVGMTKSQVFRILGKPDTVSARENVEILKYHHSYWVWWIRRTKRYFVKLTDGAVNAYGQITRQNAGEFD